The Pecten maximus chromosome 14, xPecMax1.1, whole genome shotgun sequence genome includes a region encoding these proteins:
- the LOC117342016 gene encoding protein timeless-like, producing the protein MEWHIMNVDGLNSLSSNLGMMEDGVYVPSCNSQAILEECVEFLTTDSSEKTYRRLLFNNRFPEKELLPLIMYIKDDHTNLQEALRLMILLTNPVEYDSEISERTKPSWTTELENSIKQTVDKSFCKAFLLPVLGEVKLLLEESGPYSLTEDTVLAINNCIFMIRNLLYMVDFNPDNPTVIQHIERVKLLLDCGFEEVLISLLQKKEMSKWTNGIMQTSWLIYKGKINMLFSNLIEKTHWKPMLECTPVECGRISDLDTNGFSDIFSNTCNILDGNDQSRQLHDLDLFLPSHESNNLLNITAAMSLWTSKGVPEFRNQLTLFTTRILEGGFMAVIANILEKLKSKDIVLDEAYLFWELALFMKFAKTRNLPVKAVKQVLTEDMLGYLTYQCFIRAEDIFVYRNSQKKEPQKLHLALSALKEILEFLFKVQGDDSENQDEEEKQHISLLNKKLAAIADLPQLMVYMIRHCSVELFGMVFLEDLVFTNHILMLHLENWMKNGLCNRSFSMLSHVKHYATFGVMEKYGMILEHFLNNSPELNNCILTMMHHVAGDCGCPNVLLQKSIIDTFLEINDRELYVSDEVDDLIEFIISKFITMAEDDPYQCAVNMFTRTAGGDSVTHDPDVTSSKENETTEMEWTSEDSDILIMVYMETEDKTKIVDDIFHHFQEIGMAKSREQIVCQLVDSEWMEEEEKVQILSAYPDYKLERSTTPVAINQPDFTSCGKKRKYDEEKDLIMSCIRSVQESGCSDAISWLKGHLCEAAFAKINPDFLTMEAVEEPITKFHVLRNKSIPIVCFTEKQDSYLSDEIFCTLLENLGIQMPEDVVHQHPRIPHFWSPKHLLNIAEKLGPLEEDSLKFNKEFISKLQDDEYNLTEADKFILRKSPKRSDKDSCSFKFMPKVNGLIWTDLIQNFNKT; encoded by the exons ATGGAGTGGCATATTATGAATGTGGACGGGCTGAACAGCCTGTCCAGTAACCTGGGAATGATGGAGGACGGAGTCTACGTTCCTTCCTGTAACAGTCAAG CAATATTAGAAGAGTGCGTGGAGTTCTTGACGACAGACAGCAGTGAGAAGACATACAGACGACTGTTATTTAACAATAGATTCCCAGAGAAG GAGCTGCTGCCACTGATTATGTACATCAAGGATGACCACACCAACCTACAGGAAGCTCTGAG ATTGATGATCTTACTTACAAATCCTGTCGAGTATGACTCGGAGATAAGTGAGAGGACGAAACCTTCTTGGACTACTGAACTGGAGAACTCCATCAAACAGACTGTGGACAAATCATTTTGTAAAGCATTCCTCCTTCCTGTCTTAGGCGAAGTGAAACTCCTTCTCGAGGAG AGTGGTCCATACAGCCTGACAGAAGATACAGTCCTAGCTATAAACAACTGTATTTTTATGATTCGTAACCTTCTGTACATGGTAGACTTCAATCCGGACAACCCGACCGTGATCCAGCACATCGAACGGGTTAA ACTCTTGTTGGACTGTGGATTCGAAGAAGTTCTCATTTCTCTACTACAAAAGAAAGAAATG AGCAAGTGGACAAATGGTATTATGCAGACCAGCTGGCTGATATATAAAGGGAAG ATCAATATGCTGTTTTCAAACCTGATTGAAAAAACGCACTGGAAGCCAATGCTAGAATGTACACCTGTTGAGTGTGGCCGGATATCGGACCTAGACACGAATGGGTTCAGCGACATCTTTAGCAACACATGTAACATCCTTGATGGCAATGATCAAAGTAGACAGCTTCACGACCTGGATCTGTTTCTCCCTAGTCATGAGTCAAACAATCTTCTAAATATCACGGCGGCTATGTCACTGTGGACATCCAAAGGTGTACCAGAATTCAG AAACCAACTGACATTATTCACTACGCGGATTTTGGAAGGCGGTTTCATGGCAGTCATTGCTAACATACTg GAGAAGTTGAAGTCTAAAGATATTGTGCTGGATGAAGCGTATCTATTCTGGGAGTTGGCGTTGTTCATGAAATTTGCGAAAACAAGAAACTTGCCTGTAAAAGCAGTAAA ACAAGTTTTGACAGAAGATATGCTTGGATACCTTACCTATCAATGCTTCATCCGAGCTGAGGACATCTTTGTGTACCGCAATTCACAGAAGAAAGAGCCACAAAA ATTACATTTAGCGCTTTCTGCACTGAAGGAGATTCTTGAGTTCCTGTTTAAAGTCCAAGGAGACGATTCAGAAAATCAGGATGAGGAGGAGAAACAGCACATCAGTCTCCTCAACA AGAAACTAGCTGCTATAGCAGATCTGCCCCAGCTGATGGTGTACATGATCCGTCACTGCTCCGTAGAGTTGTTTGGGATGGTTTTCTTGGAAGATTTGGTGTTTACCAACCATATTCTCATGCTACATCTCGAAAACTGGATGAAGAACGGACTCTGCAATAGGTCCTTCAGCATGTTATCTCATGTCAAACA TTATGCCACCTTTGGTGTTATGGAGAAGTACGGTATGATACTGGAACATTTTCTCAACAACTCCCCCGAGCTCAACAATTGTATATTAACCATGATGCACCATGTGGCAGGTGACTGTGGTTGCCCGAATGTTCTCTTACAGAAGTCCATCATCGACACGTTTCTGGAGATAAATGACAGAGAGCTATATGTATCTGAT GAAGTCGATGATCTGATTGAATTCATCATCAGCAAGTTCATTACTATGGCAGAAGATGACCCCTACCAATGTGCTGTAAATATGTTCACCAGGACTGCTGGCGGCGACAGTGTAACTCATGATCC AGATGTGACATcttcaaaagaaaatgaaacaacAGAAATGGAGTGGACGTCCGAGGATAGTGACATCCTCATCATGGTGTACATGGAGACTGAAGATAAGACCAAGATAGTTGATGACATCTTCCATCACTTCCAAGAGATAGGCATGGCAAAATCCAGGGAACAG ATAGTATGCCAGTTGGTCGACAGTGAATGGATGGAGGAGGAAGAGAAGGTCCAAATCCTTTCTGCCTATCCAGACTACAAACTTGAACGCTCAACGACACCTGTTGCTATA AACCAGCCAGATTTTACCAGCTGTGGGAAGAAACGTAAATATGATGAGGAAAAAGACTTGATCATGAGTTGTATTCGGAGTGTTCAGGAATCGGGCTGTAGTGATGCTATCTCTTGGCTCAAAGGTCACCTGTGTGAAGCAGCTTTTGCTAAAATCA ATCCAGACTTTCTTACCATGGAGGCAGTAGAGGAGCCCATAACTAAATTTCATGTCT TACGCAATAAGTCCATTCCAATTGTGTGTTTTACGGAGAAACAAGACAGTTACCTCAGTGACGAAATATTCTGTACCCTCCTGGAGAACCTGGGGATCCAAATGCCAGAGGATGTTGTGCACCAGCACCCTCGAATTCCTCACTTTTGGAGTCCCAAACATTTGCTTAATATTGCAGAAAAGTTAGGACCTTTGGAGGAAG ATTCTCTAAAGTTTAACAAGGAGTTTATAAGTAAACTTCAAGATGATGAATATAACCTGACGGAAGCCGACAAATTCATCCTTAGAAAAAGTCCCAAGAGAAGCGACAAAGACAG TTGCAGTTTCAAGTTCATGCCAAAAGTCAACGGACTGATATGGACAGACCTTATCCAAAACTTCAACAAGACATGA